A portion of the uncultured Draconibacterium sp. genome contains these proteins:
- a CDS encoding ThuA domain-containing protein, protein MLNKSRRNFISTASLAGIGLLLSSPLSYAAKNAQNYDSLKGKKILFVYGGWKGHEPDESVDVFVPWLKSVGAEVVVSDDLDSYVDNKLMNSVDLIIQSWTMGTITNEQQKGLLTAIKNGAGIAGWHGGIGDSFRNNPEYQFMVGGQWVAHPGGVIDYSVQITDKDDPVTKGLNDFSMHSEQYYLHVDPNVKVLATTQFTGEHSSWIDDCVMPVVWKKYYGKGRVFYSALGHVMSDFEGYEVFEIMKRGIRWAAESKYAPKEKLVSPVYK, encoded by the coding sequence ATGTTAAACAAATCACGTAGAAATTTTATCTCAACAGCATCGTTGGCAGGAATAGGGTTATTACTTTCATCGCCATTAAGTTATGCGGCCAAAAATGCACAGAATTATGATTCATTAAAAGGGAAGAAAATCCTTTTTGTTTATGGAGGCTGGAAAGGTCATGAACCTGATGAGTCGGTTGATGTTTTTGTTCCGTGGTTAAAATCGGTAGGAGCAGAGGTAGTTGTTTCGGATGATTTAGATAGTTATGTTGATAATAAGTTGATGAACTCGGTTGATTTAATCATTCAATCCTGGACAATGGGAACGATTACCAATGAACAGCAAAAAGGTTTGTTAACGGCGATTAAAAATGGTGCCGGAATTGCGGGCTGGCATGGCGGAATTGGCGATTCGTTTCGGAATAATCCCGAGTACCAGTTTATGGTTGGCGGGCAGTGGGTAGCTCACCCTGGTGGAGTAATTGATTATTCGGTGCAGATTACTGACAAAGATGACCCAGTAACAAAAGGATTGAACGATTTTAGCATGCATTCGGAACAATATTATCTGCATGTCGATCCGAATGTAAAAGTGTTGGCTACAACTCAGTTTACGGGAGAGCATTCCTCGTGGATTGATGATTGTGTGATGCCGGTAGTTTGGAAGAAATACTATGGAAAGGGACGCGTGTTTTATTCGGCACTGGGCCATGTGATGAGTGATTTTGAAGGATATGAAGTATTTGAAATTATGAAACGTGGAATTCGCTGGGCAGCAGAAAGTAAATACGCGCCAAAAGAAAAGTTGGTGAGCCCGGTTTATAAATAA
- the atpG gene encoding ATP synthase F1 subunit gamma, giving the protein MAGLKEIRTRIASVKTTRQVTSAMKMVSAAKLKKAQDAILQIRPYAEKLHDILTSLSASLENVEDSVYTQSRIPEKVLLILVSSNRGLCGGFNANISKKAIEVANTKYAQQLQLGNLDFMCIGKQGARQLKHRGYNVVADENELFDELTFENVSRVAEESMKSFADKHYDRIELVYNQFKNAAVQVQAAEQFLPVEMEEGEEDGNYDFIYEPSKEHIIEELIPRSLKIQFYKALLDSNAAEHGARMTAMHQATDNATELIGSLTLEYNKARQASITGEILEIVSGAEALNG; this is encoded by the coding sequence ATGGCTGGATTAAAGGAAATACGTACTCGAATAGCATCGGTAAAAACTACCCGGCAGGTAACCAGTGCCATGAAAATGGTTTCGGCTGCCAAGTTAAAAAAAGCACAGGATGCCATATTGCAAATCAGGCCGTATGCGGAAAAATTGCACGATATTCTTACGTCGTTGAGTGCCAGCCTTGAGAACGTTGAGGATTCGGTATACACACAATCTCGCATTCCTGAAAAAGTGCTCTTGATTCTGGTGTCGTCGAACCGTGGTTTATGTGGTGGTTTTAATGCCAACATTAGCAAAAAAGCGATTGAGGTAGCTAACACAAAATATGCTCAGCAACTTCAATTGGGAAACCTCGATTTTATGTGCATTGGCAAACAGGGAGCTCGCCAGCTAAAACACCGCGGTTACAACGTTGTTGCCGACGAAAATGAATTGTTTGATGAGCTTACTTTTGAGAATGTTTCGAGAGTTGCAGAAGAATCGATGAAATCGTTTGCCGACAAACATTACGACCGAATTGAACTGGTATATAACCAGTTTAAAAACGCTGCTGTTCAGGTTCAGGCTGCCGAGCAATTTCTTCCGGTTGAAATGGAAGAAGGCGAAGAGGACGGTAATTATGATTTTATTTACGAACCATCGAAAGAGCACATCATTGAAGAGCTTATTCCTCGTTCGTTAAAAATTCAGTTTTACAAAGCTTTGCTTGATTCAAATGCTGCCGAGCACGGCGCCCGAATGACAGCGATGCACCAGGCAACTGATAATGCCACTGAGCTAATCGGATCGCTTACCCTGGAATACAACAAAGCACGACAAGCTTCAATTACAGGCGAAATTCTGGAAATTGTAAGTGGTGCCGAAGCATTAAACGGATAA
- the atpA gene encoding F0F1 ATP synthase subunit alpha: protein MANIKPAEVSAILKQQLEGFKSVAELEEVGTVLQVGDGIARIYGLSNVESNEMIEFESGMKGIVLNLEEDNVGAVLLGPSEEIKEGDTVKRTRRIASINVGEGLLGRVVNTIGEAIDGKGAVSGELFEMPLERKAPGVVFRQPVKEPLQTGLKAVDAMIPIGRGQRELIIGDRQTGKTAVAIDTIINQREFYKQGNPVYCIYVAVGQKGSTVANIAATLEKAGAMDYSVIVTATASDPAALQFYAPYAGAAIGEYFRDTGRHALIIYDDLSKQAVSYREVSLLLRRPPGREAYPGDVFYLHSRLLERAAKIIESDEIAKDMNDLPECLKDKVKGGGSLTALPIIETQAGDVSAYIPTNVISITDGQIFLESNLFNSGIRPAINVGISVSRVGGSAQIKSMKKISGTLKLDQAQFRELEAFAKFGSDLDAATMRVLDKGRKNVEILKQGQYSPVKVEHQAAIIYCGTNELLRSVPIDKVKEFEADFLETMEMSHRPVLDELKAGKLTPEIEETIRKVAAETAEKYK from the coding sequence ATGGCTAATATAAAACCTGCTGAAGTATCTGCAATTCTTAAGCAACAACTCGAAGGATTTAAATCGGTAGCCGAACTGGAAGAAGTTGGTACCGTTCTGCAAGTCGGCGACGGCATTGCACGTATTTATGGACTTTCGAACGTGGAATCGAACGAAATGATCGAATTCGAGAGCGGCATGAAAGGCATTGTATTAAACCTTGAAGAAGACAATGTTGGTGCGGTACTTTTAGGACCTTCAGAAGAAATTAAAGAAGGCGACACGGTAAAACGTACACGCCGTATTGCGTCGATTAATGTAGGTGAAGGCTTGCTTGGTCGCGTGGTGAACACCATTGGTGAAGCAATTGATGGAAAAGGCGCTGTTAGCGGCGAACTTTTCGAGATGCCTTTGGAAAGAAAAGCGCCGGGCGTTGTTTTCCGTCAGCCGGTAAAAGAACCGCTGCAAACAGGATTGAAAGCTGTTGATGCGATGATTCCGATCGGCCGCGGTCAGCGCGAGTTGATTATTGGCGACCGTCAGACAGGAAAAACAGCAGTAGCCATCGACACTATTATTAACCAACGCGAATTCTACAAACAGGGAAATCCTGTTTACTGTATATATGTAGCAGTTGGACAAAAAGGTTCTACTGTTGCAAACATTGCCGCAACGCTTGAAAAAGCAGGCGCAATGGATTATTCGGTAATTGTTACCGCAACAGCATCCGATCCTGCAGCGTTGCAGTTTTACGCACCATATGCAGGTGCCGCTATCGGTGAATATTTCCGCGATACCGGTCGTCATGCATTAATTATTTACGATGATCTTTCGAAACAAGCTGTTTCGTACCGCGAGGTATCGTTGTTGCTTCGTCGTCCACCGGGCCGTGAAGCTTATCCGGGTGACGTTTTCTATTTGCACTCACGTTTATTGGAGCGTGCAGCAAAAATCATCGAATCGGATGAAATTGCAAAAGACATGAACGACTTACCGGAATGTTTGAAAGACAAAGTAAAAGGTGGTGGTTCGTTAACTGCACTTCCTATTATTGAAACTCAGGCTGGTGACGTTTCTGCATATATTCCAACCAACGTAATTTCAATTACCGACGGACAGATCTTCCTGGAATCAAACCTGTTTAACTCGGGTATTCGTCCGGCGATTAACGTAGGTATCTCGGTATCGCGTGTTGGAGGTAGTGCACAGATCAAGTCGATGAAAAAGATCTCGGGAACATTAAAACTCGACCAGGCGCAATTCCGCGAACTGGAAGCGTTTGCTAAATTCGGTTCCGATCTTGACGCTGCAACAATGCGCGTTCTCGACAAGGGACGTAAAAACGTTGAAATTCTGAAACAAGGTCAGTATTCTCCTGTAAAAGTTGAACACCAGGCGGCAATTATTTATTGCGGTACCAACGAGCTGCTTCGTAGTGTGCCAATCGATAAAGTGAAAGAGTTTGAAGCTGACTTTCTGGAAACAATGGAAATGTCGCACCGCCCGGTTCTTGATGAACTAAAAGCCGGTAAACTGACACCAGAAATTGAAGAAACCATTAGAAAAGTAGCTGCTGAAACAGCAGAAAAATATAAATAA